One Chionomys nivalis chromosome 4, mChiNiv1.1, whole genome shotgun sequence genomic region harbors:
- the Fam240a gene encoding protein FAM240A — protein MNSQYVRREVFCGNTCHELKRFWEREIGKQTFYRQSEEYRLGRSALRKLREEWKQRLEMKLRLRNNPEEVERQTS, from the exons ATGAACAGCCAGTACGTCCGCCGAGAGGTCTTCTGCGGGAATACCTGCCACGAGCTCAAACGCTTCTGGGAGAGAGAGATTGGCAAACAGACATTCTACCGCCAGTCCGAGGAGTACCGCCTGGGAAGGAGCGCGCTGAGAAA ACTCAGGGAAgaatggaagcagaggctggaaaTGAAGCTGAGACTGCGGAACAATCCAGAGGAGGTGGAAAGGCAGACAAGCtga